The region CccggggaggattttgggatcgCTGTGGGAATCTCCACATCCCCAGGAGGATTTTGGGTGGGAATCTCCACATCCCGGGAGGATTTTGGAATCCCTGTGGGAATTCCCGCATCCCGGGGAGGATTTTGGGTGGGAATCTCCACATCCCGGAGAGGATTTTGGGATCGCGGTGGGAATCTCCACATCccggggaggattttgggatcgCGGTGGGAATCTCCACATCCCGGGAGGATTTTGGGTGGGAATCTCCACATCCCGGAAGGATTTCGGGATCCCGGTGGGAATCTCCACATCCCGGGAGGATTTTGGGAGGGAATCTCCACATCCCGGGGAGGATTTTTGTGGGAATCTCCACATCCTGGGGAgaattttgggatccctgtgggATCTCCACATCccggggaggattttgggatctttgTGGGATCTCCACATCCCcgggaggattttgggatccctgtgggAATCTCCACATCccggggaggattttgggatccctgtgggAATCTCCACATCccggggaggattttgggatccctgtgggAATCTCCGCATCCCcgggaggattttgggatcgCGGTGGGAATCTCCACATCccggggaggattttgggatcgCGGTGGGAATCTCCACAtcctggggaggattttgggatcgCGGTGGGAATCTCCACATCCCCAGGAGGATTTTGGGTGGGAATCTCCACACCccggggaggattttgggatcacGGTGGGAATCTCCACATCCCCGGGGAAGATTTTTGTGGGAATCTCCACAtcctggggaggattttgggtgGGAATCTCCACATCCTcgggaggattttgggatcgCGGTGGGAATTCCCCTCACAAGGCGCGGCCGCCATCTTCCCGGGCTTGAGGTCGCCCTGGGATCCTTGGGTTCTCCATCATCCCAAACGTCTCCAtcatcccctcagccccccaaaccccgccatggattccctcctcttcctctgcgCCCGCCGCGTCGTCGCCCACCGCCCTCTGCCCGCCCTTCCCGCCCACCTCCAGCCCGTCCTCTTCCAAGCGGCGTTCCTGGACGGAAGACCCCTGGTCCTGCGCGATTTGGTGGCCGCGTGGCCGTTCCCGGTGCTCAACTTCCAGCGCCTCGTGGGGCGCCAGGAGCTGCTCCGGGACcatccctgcaagctctgcgTCCAGGCCGTCATCCTGGCCGTGGTGGCGCAGCTCCGGCGGCAGCTGGAGGAGCCCGGCCACCATTCCAGGTGGGTTCTTGGCGACTCGGCGATGGTGGCGACCTCCGTTCCTCCGGTTCCTCCATCGCTTTTGGTGGTTCCATCTCGGTTTTGGGGGTTTCTTCTCGGTTTTGATGGTTCCTTCCCATTTCCGATGGTTTCATCCCATTCTTGGTGGGTTTCTTCTTGGTTTTGATGGTTCCTTCCCATTTCTGATGGTTTCATCCCATTCTTGGTGGGTTTCTTCTTGGTTTTGATGGTTCCTTCCCATTTCCGATGGTTTCATCCCATTTCTGAGGGTTTCCTCTCATTTTTTGATGCTTCTCTTCCATTTTTCATGGTTCCTTCCCATTTCTGGTGGTTTCATCCCATATTTGATGATTTCTtcttggttttgatggtttcaTCCCATTTTGAtggtttcttttcatttctgatGGTTTCTTCTCGTTTTTTGATGGTTCCTTCCCATTTCTGATGGTTTCCTCCCATTTTTGATGGTTCCTTCCCATTTCTGATCATTTCATCCCATTCTTGGTGGGTTTCTtcttggttttgatggtttctTCCCATTTCTGATGGTTTCATCCCATGTTTGATGGTTTGTtcttggttttgatggtttcaTCCCATTTTGATGgtttcttctcattttttgaTGGTTCCTTCCCATTTCTGATGGTTTCATCCCATTCTTGGTGGGTTTCTtcttggttttgatggtttctTCCCATTTCTGATGATTTCATCCCATGTTTGATGgtttcctcccatttttcatGGTTCCCTCCCATTTTTCATGGTTCCTTCCCATTTCCGATGGTTTCATCCCATTTTTGATGAgtttcttctcattttttgaTGGTTTCTTACCATTTTTGATGGTTTCTTCCTGTTTTTGATTGTTTCATCTAATTTTTGATGGTTTCTTCTTGGTTCTGATCATTTCTGCCCATTTTTGATGGTTCCTTCCCGTTTTTGATTGTTCCTTCTTACTTTGGTTGATTTCTTCCCATTTCTGATGGTTTCCACCCACTTTTTGATGGCATCTTCCAGTTTTTGATGGTTTCCTCACATTTTTGATGGTTCTTTACcatttttgatgtttttttccgTTTGTTTTTGATGGCCCCTTCCAGTTTTTGATGGTTCCTTGCCATTTTTGATGGTTCCTTCCCATTTTTGATGGTTCCTTATTAGTTTTGATGGTATCTTCCCGTTTTTGATGGTTTCCTCCAGTTTTTGGTGGTTTCCTCCCATTTGTTGGTGGTTCTTTCCCATTCTggatgatttttttgttgttttagaTGGTTCCCAATTTTGATCGTTTCCTCCCATTTTTGATGATTTCTTTCCTCCTGTTTTTGATGGTTTCTTCCCATTATTCACGGCTTCCTCCCATTTTTTGACGGCTTTTTTCCAATTTCTGATGGTTCTTTCCCATCGTTGATGGTTTCTTACCATTTTTGATGGTTTCTTCCTGCTTTTGACGGTTCTTTCCCATTTTTGATGGTTCCATCCCACTTTTAATGGtttcctcctgtttttccaGCCTACGTGTTCTAGACATGACCGGGCTCCCGGATTCAGCGTCCGGCCGTGCTCCGGACGGGATGAGCGTCTGGTCCGGCACGGTGGCTTTGGCCAAGGCTTGCGTGGAGGTGTCCAAGCACCAGCGGGAATTCCAGAGGCGCGGATCCAAGCGGCACAAAGGCCGCTCCGGAGCCGCCATTGCCGCGGCCGCTCCGCAGCCCCCGGGCGTGGACGTCCACGCCGACCTGTTCGTCAACGGAACGTCCTACGGGATCCTGCGCGACGCCCTCCAGAGCGGATCCGCCAGCCCGCTGCGCCTCAAGTGCCGTGAATTCCAAGCGGAGGAACTCTCGGCCTCCGGGATCGTGGCTTTGTTGGAATCCTTGGATCCGTCCTTCGTGCGGAGGGTGGATCTGCGCTTCAACAACCTGGGATTGACCGGGCTCTCGGTGATCCTGCCGCACCTCTCGCGCTTCCCGGAGCTGCGCAGCCTCAAGCTCCAGTACAGCAACGTGGACGTGCGGCGCCCGACGCCGGAATCGGCCATCGGAATCCGGTGCCTGGCCGggcagctgggaatgctgcccaGCCTCCGCGAGCTCAACCTGGGATCCTCCCGGCTCTCCGGGAATCTGCGCCAGATCCTCTGGTGAGTTCCCCACGGAGCAGGGCTCGGCCGGGCCCTTCCCGTGCCCCGCGGGGATTCCCAAGGGTTGGGGATCCTGggggtcttttccagcctgaatgtTCCCGTGCTTCCGGGATTTCATGATCCCGATGTTGCCATGATTCCGTTATCCCAGTAGTTTGTAATTCAGTGATTCCATTTTCCCGTAATTCCATGATCCCAGGATTCTCAAAAGCTGAACTTGACGAtcttggaagtcttttccaatcttCGTGGCCCCGTGAttccagaattttattttcccaatATTCTCATGATCCCACGATTCTGTTATCCTGACAGTTTATGACTCAACGATTCCATGATCCCATAATTCCACGATCCCGTAATTCCAGGAGTCTCAAAGGTTAGGCTCAATGGTCTTGGATGTCTTTCCCAAGCTGAGAGATCCCATGACTCCAGGATTTCATTATCCCAATATTCCCATGATTCCTTTATCCCAATAGTTCGTGACTCAGTGATTCCATTATCCCAGAATTCTATGATCCcagaattctgtgattccaagATTCTCAAAGGCTGAACTTGACAATCTTGGAGGTGTTTCCCAACCTCAGTGATCCCATCATTCCTTTTTCCATGATTCCCAAGGTTTGGGCTCGATGgtcttggagatcttttccaaccttaatgatccCAGGTTCCCAGGATCCCATAATCCCAATAGTCCgtgactccatgattccataaCTCTGCGATTTTGTAGCTCCTTGATCCCATAACTCCTTGATTCCAGGATTcccaaaggttggacttgatcatcttgaagtcttttccaacttcAATGGCTCCATGACCTCGTAACTCCATGATCCCCTAATTTCACGACTCCctgatcccagaatcccaataGCCCATGATTCCATAATTCCATAACTCCATGATCCCAAGACCCCAGAACTCCACAATTCCACAATTCCCTGGCTCCAcgaccccaaaattccctggtTCTCAAAGGTACAACCTGACGTTCTTGGAGATCTTTCCCAACCTCAGCCAtcccatgattccatgatcccGTGACCACGTAACTCCATGACCCCATAATCTCATGGATCCATCATTCCGTAACTCCGTGATCCTCAAATGTCAAACCTGATGGTCTTGGAGACCTTTCCCAACCTGAATCATTCCATAATTCCGTGACCCCATCATtccaaaaccccaggatttTCAGAGGTTGAACGTGATGTTCTTGCAGCACTTCCCCAACCTCAGTCATTCCACAATTCCATGGCTCCGTGATCCCatcattccatgattttcaAACCTTGACCTCGATGCTCTTGGAGACCTTTCCCAACCCCAGCCATTCCCTAACTCCATGATCCCATCATTCCAAAACTCCAGGATTTTCAGGGGTCAAACCCGATCTtcttggagctttttcagaactTCAGCCTTTCCACATCTCCGTGGCTCCTCTAATTCCATTATTTTCAAACCTTGAGCTTGATGGTCTTGGAGATCTTTCCCAATCTCAGCCATTCCATAACTCCATGATTCCAAGACCACGTAACTCCATGACCCCATAATCTCATGGATCCATAACTCCGTAACTCCGTGATCCTCAAATGTCAAACCTGATGGTCTTGGAGACCTTTCCCAACCTGAATCATTCCATAATTCCGTGATCCCATCATTCCAAAACCCCAGGATTCTCAGGGGTCAAACCCGATCTTCTTGGAGCTCTTTCCCAACATCTCCCCCATCCCACGATCGCACGGATGCAACCCCAGCTCTCATTCCCCCGCGTTTCCCCCCCGAATCCCAACGTTCCCAGCTGCCACAAATCCTCCCTGGGGCCTcacctctcccttttccctcccgcCAGCGACCTCCAGGCTCCGTTGGAAAGCTTGGAATTGGCCTTCTGCTCCCTCGTTCCCGCCGACCTCGCCTTCCTCTCCCAAAGCTTCCACGCTCCGGCCCTCAAAAGGTTGGATCTGAGCGGCCACGACTTCTCCCAAGGCCTCCTGGAGCCGCTGCGGCTGCTCCTGGAGGAAACCTCGGCCTCGCTGCTGCACCTGGATCTCATGGAATGCCGCATGGCCGACTCCCACCTGGACGCGCTGCTGCCGACGCTGCGGCGCTGCTCCCGCCTGCGCTTCCTGGGACTCTACGGCAATTCCCTGTCCACGGCCGCGCTCAAGGATCTGCTCCAGAAAACCTTGGAGCTGCCGGATCTCCACCTGGTCGTGTATCCCTTCCCCATGGATTGCTACAAGCCGGAGCCGCCGTTGGAATCCGGTTGGAATTTTGAGGAACCCGTGGATGAGGAACTTCTGGCGGCGGCCAACGCCGAGTTCTCCCTAATGTTGGCCAATTCCGGGAGAACCGACCTCGTCTGGACTTCCAACCCCTACGGCCACGGAACCCTGGACTACTTCTCCTTGTGATTTGGGAAAAGCTCGGAGCCTCCGGCGCGGAaaagcgccgccgccgccttccCAAAATCCGGGCGTTCTCCGCCTCGTCCCGGTGCTTTTCCGCCCCATCCCGATGGTTTTTTCCGCTGtattttgctgtgtttctgcctggtttttatatttttccgCCTCATCCCGAGGTTTTCTGTcttattttaggatttttccaTCCCATCCCGATGTTTCCCCCCTCATCCCAATATTTTTCCACCCCATTTTGGTGTCTTCCCACCCCAACCCCAAAGTTTTTCCCAGAACTTTTATTGCCACATCCAGAGAGAAGAATATCCCGGGAATTTCCTTCATTCCCATGGGACACTAATTAATTGTTAAATAAATAGTAATTATTCATCAGTAATTAATCATTTATTAATAAGCTGCCACCACTCAATTTGTATCCAAATccctaaaaattcccaaatcctcTTATCCTTcaacccaaaattcccaaactcTTCATCCCAAAGCCttcatcccaaaattcccaaactcttcatcccaaatccccaaatcccaaatccccaaatccccaaatcctcaaatccttcatcccaaatccccaaatccttcatcccaaatcccaaaatttccaaatccccaaatccttcatCTCAAATCCTTCATCCCAAATCCTCAAAtccttcatcccaaatccccaaatccttcatcccaaatcctcaaatccttcatcccaaatcccgaaaTCCTTCATCCCgaatcctcaaatcccaaaattcccaaatccttCATCTCAAAtccttcatcccaaatccccaaatccttcatCACACATCCCCCAATCCTTCAAtccttcatcccaaatcccgaaaTCCTTCCTCCCGAAATTCCCAAACCGTTCATCCCAAATTCCAAAATCCCcacatcccaaaattcccacatttcatcccaaatccccaaatctttTATCACAAAATTCCCACTCTTCATCCCAATTCCCCAAATCCTTcgtcccaaatccccaaacccttgattccaaatccccaaatccttcatcgcaaatcccaaaattcccaaattcttcatcccaaaattcccaaactcttcatcccaaatccttcatcccaatttcccaaatccttcctcccaaatccccaaatccttcatcccaaattcttcatccccaaaatccccaaatacttcatcccaaatccccaaatcctccattccaaaattcccaaacttttcatcccaaatccttcatcccaaatccccaaatccttaATCCCAAAACCCTCAAACCtttcatcccaaatcctgaaatccctcatcccaaacccccaaacacttcatcccaaattcccaaatccctaaATCCttaatcccaaatccccaaatccttcatcccaaatccttcctcccaaatcccaaatccccaaatcccaaatccccgaatccttcatcccaaatcccaaatccccaaagccttcctcccaaatccccaaatcccaaatccccgaatccttcatcccaaacccccaaatccttcctcCCAAACccttcatcccaaatccccaaatcccaaaatccttcatcccaaatccccaaacccatcatcccaaatccccaaatcccaaatccccaaacccttcatcccaaatccccaaatccccaaatccttcatcccaaatccccacatcccaaatccccaaatccttcatcccaaatccccaaattcccaaacccttcatcccaaacccccaaatcccgaattccttcatcccaaatccccaaacccttcatcccaaatccccaaatccccaaacccttcatcccaaatccccaaatcccgaaacccttcatcccaaatccccaaatccttcatcccaaatccccaaacccttcatcccaaatccccaaatcccaaaatccttcatcccaaatccccaaatcccaaattcccaaaccttcatcccaaatccccaaacccttcatcccaaatccccaaaatccttcatcccaaatccccaaacccttcatcccaaatccccaaacccttcatcccaaatccccaaatccccaaacccttcatcccaaacccccaaatccccaaacccttcatcccaaattcccaaacccttcatcccaaatccccaaaaccttcatcccaaattcccaaacccttcatcccaaatccccaaatccttcatcccaaatcccataatccttcatcccaaatccccaaatccccaaacccttcatcccaaatccccaaatccccaaatcccgaaacccttcatcccaaattcccaaacccttcatcccaaatcccaaccccgCAAGGATCAGTCAGAGCAGCTCCCgctcttttattttttgggaatttcacGGGAAGAGCGCGGCGTTCGCCAGCCTGGACTTTTGGGATGCTCCGATTCCTCGGGAATTCCCGTTTCCGGGGGAAAAATCGGGAATTTCCCCTCCCTCGACGCGGGATTTCCGGAAGGAAtgagttttttgggattttctgggaaTCTCGGGGatgagggaaaaggggaagtGGGGAGGGGCAGCGCTTCCTGAAGTCAATCTTTAAACCGAAAATTGCCTcgattaattaattaattaattagcgACGTTAACGAACGAGGCAACGCGTTTATTACGACTCTCTGGGCGTT is a window of Anomalospiza imberbis isolate Cuckoo-Finch-1a 21T00152 unplaced genomic scaffold, ASM3175350v1 scaffold_141, whole genome shotgun sequence DNA encoding:
- the LOC137466111 gene encoding leucine-rich repeat-containing protein 14-like, yielding MDSLLFLCARRVVAHRPLPALPAHLQPVLFQAAFLDGRPLVLRDLVAAWPFPVLNFQRLVGRQELLRDHPCKLCVQAVILAVVAQLRRQLEEPGHHSSLRVLDMTGLPDSASGRAPDGMSVWSGTVALAKACVEVSKHQREFQRRGSKRHKGRSGAAIAAAAPQPPGVDVHADLFVNGTSYGILRDALQSGSASPLRLKCREFQAEELSASGIVALLESLDPSFVRRVDLRFNNLGLTGLSVILPHLSRFPELRSLKLQYSNVDVRRPTPESAIGIRCLAGQLGMLPSLRELNLGSSRLSGNLRQILCDLQAPLESLELAFCSLVPADLAFLSQSFHAPALKRLDLSGHDFSQGLLEPLRLLLEETSASLLHLDLMECRMADSHLDALLPTLRRCSRLRFLGLYGNSLSTAALKDLLQKTLELPDLHLVVYPFPMDCYKPEPPLESGWNFEEPVDEELLAAANAEFSLMLANSGRTDLVWTSNPYGHGTLDYFSL